The following proteins are co-located in the Noviherbaspirillum sp. UKPF54 genome:
- a CDS encoding SBBP repeat-containing protein produces MTRATFRLPAANPVHSWIGYLMTMLLVAVLAACGGGGGDSSSGSTAGPIDTGNNTPGSGATPTTPSGSGGTSTPTASGLSIESDRDQTAPGGPNITLTANATSNAAQTQWTLAPGSPGALSGTSGGSVQYIPPTTVNVNVDNVVNIIASNGNVTNNIFILLVAGDVIVNNGTPGAGTVTPPAGGATTAGVFLIAGNDFGAGDANGVGTLSRFDMPNGIARDAQGNLYVADRGNSVIRKIDANGTVTTLAGVPGEIGSADGQGGAARFSAPTGIAVDNAGNIYVTDPGNTNIRKITANGVVSTVAGKTGVSGGGDGSGADALFSANLRGIVVDASGTIFVTDARTVRSITQTGVVTTITGTTDQVGAQDGDIETATFTELNGITIDSSGNLYVTDGGFVPGSILSNTANISASVRKITPDGTVTTLAGTGGGSFDAVLGFADGAGAQARFRYPQGIAIDLAGNLYVADRGNHAIRRISQVTAADGTTQATVSTVAGTPNEPGSADGIIANARFVAPSGIAAGADGNLYVTDQTHHTIRKVVPGNNVTTLAGAAPRTGSADGTGSAALFNGPLGIARDASGNLYVADSGNHTIRRIAPNGAVTTVAGAAGQTGSTDGSGSAARFNLPRDVATDPTGNVFISDDFTNNLIRRLTPAGVVTTFASQLVEPQGVAVDRNGNVYVADRGADLVRKITPQGVMSVFASGLGLPQDVAVDVAGNVYVIESSTVIRRITPDGVVTTLAGAPFAFGTQDGTGTSARFNSPRSLAVDDDGNVYVADARAIRRITPLGVVTTVAGPSVTELALRNIHRPSGLTMTGTKSLAFTAGDGVFELKLP; encoded by the coding sequence ATGACGCGCGCCACTTTCCGCTTGCCTGCAGCAAACCCGGTTCACTCCTGGATCGGCTACCTGATGACCATGTTGCTGGTCGCCGTACTCGCCGCCTGCGGCGGCGGTGGCGGGGACAGTTCCAGCGGCAGTACGGCCGGCCCGATCGACACCGGAAACAACACTCCCGGCAGCGGAGCGACGCCTACGACGCCTTCCGGTTCGGGCGGCACATCCACCCCGACGGCGAGCGGCCTGAGCATCGAATCGGACCGCGACCAGACTGCGCCCGGCGGGCCCAACATCACCCTCACGGCGAACGCCACCAGCAATGCGGCGCAGACCCAGTGGACGCTGGCGCCGGGCAGCCCCGGGGCGCTCAGCGGCACCAGCGGCGGCAGCGTGCAATACATCCCGCCGACGACAGTCAATGTTAACGTGGACAACGTTGTCAACATCATCGCTTCCAACGGCAACGTCACGAACAATATCTTCATTCTCCTGGTTGCCGGCGATGTCATCGTCAACAACGGCACGCCGGGCGCCGGTACCGTCACTCCGCCGGCCGGAGGCGCGACGACTGCCGGCGTGTTCCTAATCGCCGGCAACGACTTCGGCGCCGGCGACGCGAACGGCGTCGGGACATTGTCCCGCTTCGATATGCCGAACGGCATTGCCAGGGATGCGCAGGGCAACCTGTACGTGGCGGACCGCGGCAACAGCGTGATCCGCAAGATCGACGCGAACGGGACGGTCACCACGCTGGCCGGCGTGCCGGGAGAAATCGGCAGCGCCGACGGGCAGGGCGGCGCGGCGCGCTTCTCGGCGCCGACCGGCATCGCGGTCGACAATGCCGGCAACATCTATGTCACCGACCCAGGCAACACGAACATCCGCAAGATCACGGCCAATGGCGTGGTCAGCACCGTGGCAGGCAAGACCGGCGTGAGCGGCGGCGGCGACGGCTCGGGCGCCGATGCATTGTTCAGCGCTAACCTGAGGGGCATCGTCGTCGATGCCAGCGGGACGATCTTCGTCACCGACGCCCGCACTGTGCGCAGCATTACGCAGACCGGGGTCGTCACCACCATCACCGGGACGACGGACCAGGTCGGTGCACAGGACGGCGATATCGAAACCGCGACCTTCACCGAGCTCAACGGCATCACGATCGACAGCAGCGGCAACCTGTACGTCACCGACGGCGGCTTCGTGCCCGGTTCGATCCTGTCCAATACGGCCAATATCAGCGCCTCGGTGCGCAAGATCACGCCCGACGGGACCGTGACGACGCTGGCCGGAACCGGAGGCGGTTCGTTTGACGCGGTGCTCGGCTTTGCCGACGGCGCGGGCGCGCAGGCGCGCTTCCGCTATCCGCAAGGGATCGCCATCGACTTGGCCGGCAATCTCTACGTGGCCGACCGGGGCAATCATGCGATCCGCCGTATTTCCCAAGTCACGGCCGCCGACGGCACGACCCAGGCTACGGTAAGCACCGTCGCCGGCACGCCCAATGAACCGGGCAGCGCCGACGGTATCATCGCGAACGCGCGCTTCGTGGCGCCGTCCGGCATTGCCGCTGGCGCGGACGGCAACCTGTACGTGACGGACCAGACACACCACACCATCCGCAAGGTCGTGCCCGGCAATAACGTCACCACGCTGGCCGGCGCCGCGCCGCGCACCGGCAGCGCAGACGGCACGGGATCGGCTGCCTTGTTCAACGGGCCGCTCGGCATTGCCCGCGACGCCAGCGGCAACCTGTATGTCGCCGATTCGGGCAACCATACGATACGGCGCATCGCGCCCAACGGCGCGGTGACCACCGTGGCCGGTGCGGCGGGGCAGACGGGCAGCACCGACGGCAGCGGCTCCGCCGCGCGCTTCAACCTGCCACGCGACGTGGCGACCGACCCGACCGGCAACGTCTTCATCAGCGATGATTTCACCAACAACCTGATCCGGCGCCTGACGCCGGCCGGTGTGGTCACTACCTTCGCCTCGCAGCTGGTCGAGCCGCAGGGTGTCGCGGTGGATCGCAACGGCAATGTCTATGTGGCCGACCGCGGCGCGGACCTGGTGCGCAAGATCACGCCGCAGGGAGTCATGTCAGTCTTCGCCAGCGGCCTCGGCCTGCCGCAGGATGTGGCCGTCGACGTTGCCGGCAACGTGTACGTCATCGAAAGCAGCACCGTGATCCGCAGGATCACTCCGGACGGCGTCGTTACCACGCTCGCCGGGGCGCCGTTCGCATTCGGCACGCAGGATGGCACCGGCACCAGCGCGCGCTTCAATTCGCCGCGCAGCCTGGCGGTGGACGACGACGGGAATGTGTACGTGGCCGATGCGCGCGCGATACGGCGCATCACGCCGCTGGGCGTGGTCACGACCGTGGCCGGACCGTCGGTGACCGAACTGGCCCTGCGCAATATTCACAGGCCGTCGGGATTGACGATGACGGGCACGAAGAGCTTGGCCTTCACGGCCGGGGATGGGGTGTTTGAACTGAAGCTGCCGTAA